In Desulfovibrio sp. TomC, the sequence CCTTGAGGACCACGCCGCCAATGATGGCGGGGTCGACGGCAAAAGACAGCACCAGCTTTTTGCCGGACTGTTTCTCAAGCTTGGACTTGATCTGATCCTGGCGGGCATCGGCAAGGACAAAAGCAGTGAGCAGCTGTCCGCGCATAACGCCTTCGGCTTCGTCCAAAAGGGTCCGGTAGTAGGCGGACACTTCAAGGACGAAAGGCAGGCGTTCCTTGTCAGCCAGAAGCGACAGGAAGTTAACGACCATGGGCTTAAGGGCCAGCTTGCCGACCACCCCGGAGAGCACCGCTTTCTTCAGATCGGCGCTGATGATGGGGTTGGCGAACACCTTAAGCAGATCCGGAGACGCCTCAAGGACGGAAGCAAATGCCTCCAGATCCTTGCCGTATTCCGCCGGGGCCTTCTTGCCGGCCTTCTTGGCCAGCGCGAAGAGCGCCTTGGCGTAACGGCGCGCGACGATGTTGCCGGTCAATTGAACACCACCTTGGTTAAGTATTCATCCACAAGCTTGTCCTGGTCTTTGGCGGTCAGCTTCTTTTCCAGCGAAGCCTTGGCGGCGGCGACCACGGAATCGGCCAGCTCGGACCGAAGTTCCTGCATGGCCACCCGGGCTTCGGCTGCGGCGGCGGTAGCGGCCTGCTCTTTGATCTGGACGGCCTTGGCCTCGGCAGCGGCAACGATGGCGTCGCGAAGGGCCTCGCCCTGACGACGATACTCGTCTTCGATGCGGGCCTTCTCGGCGGCCAGATCGCTGATCGAAGCCTCGATCTCGGCCAGACGCTTGGCCGCGTCGAGCTTGCGGCTGTCGAGGTCGGCCAACTGGTTCTCAATGGCCTGGCCGCGGCCACGGAAAAACCCGACCATCTTTTTGCCGGCCAGCTTGGCAATGACGCCGAACACCAGCACGAAGTTGACCACGCGGAACAGGAAATCCTTCCAGTTCAGTTCGTGGTGGGCCTCCGCGCCCCCGGCATCGCCCGACGCATACGCCAGGGCGGCCACGCCAAGCACCAGGGCCACTGTGGCGATGAGGTGGAGCCTTTTCAGGTGGAGCCTTTTCAATTGAACCCTCCCTTTCCTTGAGAAATCCACGAAAATCTTCGGGCCTTAAGCCGCCAGCACCCTGGCCACGGCCTTGGAAGCCAACCCCGACACCTTGCCCTCAAGGGCCTTTTTCGCCGCAGCGGACTGCGACGCGATCTCCGCCTTGGCGGCCTGCAGCTTGGCGACGGCGTCAGCGCCGGCAGCGTCGAGCAGTTCCTTTTCCTTGGCCTGCCCCTCGGCCTTCATGGCCATACGGCCGGCCGTGGCGGCCACCCGGGCAGCGTCCAGAGCCGACTCGTAGTCTTTGAGCTTGGTGTTGGCCGTGGCAGTGAAGGATTCAATGCCGTCCATCTGGGAGGCCATGAATTCAGCCCGCTTTTTGAGCACCCGGCGAATGGGTCCGATGAGAATGACATTGAGCAGGAACAGGATGAGCACAAAATTGACGAGTTGGACAAAAAACGTTGCGTTTAAGTCAATCATCGTCGCCCTCCGGGAGGTTGTGAAAATTTTTGCAAAGTCAGCAAGCGGCTGTAGCCGATTTGAGCCGGCCTGTCCAGCCCTTTTTGACAAAAATCGTACTGCCCCAAAGCCCTTGAATCCGCTCTACGACTCACTATCCGGGGTTTGTGAAGGTTCGGTCAAACTCCCCGCCGTCAAGGCGACCGGGGCCGCTTCCCCCGCTATCGCATCGCCCATGGACACCGTCCCGTCCAGACAGCCCCCCTCGTTGACCGACAGCACCGGTGTGCGCACCCTTCCGGCCAGCCGGCCCCGGGCGTGGATGGTCACCGAGGACGCAGCCGTCACCTCGGCCGACACCGACCCGTCGCACACCAAATGCCCCACCGCGACCCGGCCTTGGACCCGGGCCTCGCGGCCGACGACAAGGGTTCCCGACGAAACGATCTCGCCCTCAAATTCGCCGTCAATGCGCACCACCCCAGCAAAGGTCAGCCGTCCGACAAAGGACGTGCCGGCCCCCAGGAAGGCGTTGATGTCGTGCTTGCCCACAAAGCCCTCCGACCGCCGGGAAACGTGTCGCCCCGGGGGTCGCAAGACTCGGCCACGCTAGCTTTTCTTGAAAAGAAAGCGCCGCATCGAGACGTTGACGACGATGCCCACAAGGGTGAAATTCACGATGGTGGCGCTCCCCCCGTAGCTGATAAACGGCAGGGGGATGCCAACGACCGGCATGATGCCGAGCACCATACCCATATTGATGAGGATTTGCCAGAAGAAATAGAAGAATACGCCCGCCGCCAGGTAACTGCCAAAACGGTCTTTGGCATTTTTGGCCGTTGCGTAAAACTGAAGCAAAAACAGACAGAAAAGCGTCAGCAGCAAAATGCCGCCGATAAATCCCCACTCCTCGGCAAACACGGCCACGGCAAAGTCGGTGTGCTTTTCCGGCAGGTAGCGCAACTGGCTCTGGGTCCCCTCCAGAAAGCCCTTGCCCCACATTTGTCCGGAACCAATGGCGATCTGGGACTGGATGATGTGGTAGCCGGCCCCGAGCGGATCGCGCTGGGGATCAAACAGGGTCAGGATGCGCCCCTGCTGGTAGGGTTTGAGAAAAAACCAGCCGCACGGGACGAGGATGGGGCCGGCAATGGCCAGGGTCTTGAAAACCGGCGCGGTCAGCCCCCGGTAGAGGATCAGCCCGCACACGAGCAGCAGCACGTTAAGCCCCGTCCCCAGGTCCGGCTCGACGATGATGAGCAGGGCCACCGGCAGCGACACGGCCAGGATGGCGGCCAGATCCAGCCAGCCCATCCGCTCGGACCGCTTGGACAGGATCTTGGCCGTCAGCAGCAGCATGGCGATTTTGGCGATCTCGCTTGGCTGGAAGGAATAGCCGCCGATGGGCAGCCAGCGTTTGGCTCCGGCCACGGTCTTGCCAAAAAGCAGGACCAGCACCAGCATGACGGCCATGGCGATGAAAAGCGGCCAGGCGATGGTCCCCAGGTGCTTGTAGTCAAAGAGCACCATGGCCAGCATACAGCCCAGTCCGGCCAGCCCCCAGATGAGCTGGCGGTTGTAGAACGGCTGCATGGCCAGCTCGTCGCCCATGCGAAAGCCGCTGGCCGAATAGAGGTTGAGCACTCCCACGCCGAATAAAAGCGCTGTCAGGCCGAGCAGCGGCCAGTTCACGCACTGGATGAGACGTCTGTCAAAAGGCATGGCTTCCCCGGTTGCGGATCGGTTGGGGCTAATCCCCGGCGTCGACCGGATCGACGGCCGGCACTGCCGGCGCAGCCGTCCGCGGCCCCCGGGCCGGAGCTGGCCCGAAAAGCTGTTCGTAGACCTTGCGCACGATGGGTCCGCTGACCTCGCCGCCATGGCCGCCGTGTTCCACCAGACAGACCACGACGTAGGTTTTGCCGTCTTTTCGGCCCCAGCTGGCGACCCAGGCATGGTCGCGCTGCTCGTAGGGCATCTGGTTGGCCTTGCGCCGGACATCGGCGTTGATGAGCTTGACCACCTGGGCCGTGCCGGTCTTGGCCCCGGTGACCACATCGGAACGCAACAGCGACTTGCCTGTGCCTTGCTCGACGGTGGTCACCATGGCGTCGAGGATGATCTGACGGTCCGAGTCCTTGACCGGCAACTCGGCATCCACCTGGGGGGGCTCGGTCTCCACCAGCTCCGGCTTCATGAGCTTGCCGCCGCCGACCAGGGCCGAAAGATAGCGGGCAATCTGCAGGGGCGAGGCCAGCACATAGCCCTGGCCGATGGAGGCGATGACTGTTTCGCCCTTGGACCAGGCCGCCCCGAAACGCTTGCGTTTCCATTCCTTGGACGGGATCAGTCCGGCCTTTTCATGGGGCAGTTCGATGCCGGTGCGCACCCCGAACCCGCTGGCCGTGGCGTAGTCGTGCAGGCGGTCGATGCCCATGCGGTCGCCGAGCTTGTAAAAATAGATGTCGCAGGAATGCACCAACGCCCCGCGCAGATCCAGGGCGCCGTGCCCGCCCTTTTTCCAGTCGTGGAAATCCCGGTTGCCGACCTTGTAGACGCCCGGGCAGGCGACGATGTCGCCGGGCTTGATCAATCCTTCGGACAGGCCGGCTGCGGCCATGAGGAGCTTGAAGACCGACCCCGGCGGATAGACGCCCTGGGTCACCCGGTTCTGGATGGGATGGCGGGGATTGTCGCGCAGCTCCCGCCACTTCTCGGCCGGCACGCCCAGCACGAACATGTTGTTGTCAAAGCTTGGTTCGCTGACCATGGCCAGCAGTTTGCCCGTCTCCGGCTCCATGACCACGATGGCCCCGGCCTGGCCTTCGAGCAGTTTGGAGCATTCGCGCTGCAGGTTGGTGTCGATGGACAGCTTGAGGTCCTTGCCGGCCTGGGGCGGCTCCAGGATGAACTCGTTGTGCTGCCGGCCAAAGGCGTCCACCTCGACCTGCTTGCGGCCCTTGGCCCCCCGCAGTTCATCTTCGTGGGTCAGTTCAAGACCCTGCTTGCCCACCGAATCGCCAAGCGAGAGTTGGGGGTTTTTCTCCAGCTCGTCCTCGTTGGCTTCGGCCACGTACCCCAGCACATGGGACATGAGCGCGCCGGTTGGATACGAGCGTTTCTGGCGGATGACGATCTCCAGGCCCGGATAGAGGATGGAATTGGCTTCGACCCGAGCCAGGGCCTCGAAGGGCAGATCCGTGATCAGGATCAATGGTTCGAACGGTTTGACCCGTTTCTTGCCGCGTTTGAGCGTCTCGGCCAGGACATGCTTGTCCACGCCCGTCCACTCCGACACCTTGGCCAGGGTGGCGTCCACGTCCTCGCAGTCCTCGCGCACCAGGCCCAGGGCAAAGGAGGGTTCGCTCACCGCCAGGGGCACGCCGTTCTTGTCGACAATGCGGCCCCGGGCCGAGCCGATGAGCACTTGGCGCAGCTGGTTGTCCCGGGCCAAATCGGCGAATTTGCCGCCCTTGTGGACCTGCAGATACCACAGGCGCAGGGTGAACAGACAAAAAAGCCCCAGCACCAGGGCCTGGAGCAGAATCAGGCCGGAACGCGGGCCGTGTTGTTGCGGAGCTTCGGTTTCAAGCCGCATGGCGATTGTCCGGGAGATAATGGTGAATCAGGTAGAGCAGCCCCCACTCGATGGGAAAAATAAGGGTCTGCTGAGCGCACTCCACAAGCAGTCGGTCCATGGGCAGCGACCAGTCCTGCAGCAGGGCCATGATGTTTATGAGCAGAAAATGCATGGAGCCAAGGCTTGCCCCCAGGATGAACATGAAGAGAAAATTGCGGGCCTCAAAAAGCCAATGCCCGAAAAAATAAATCCCGGCCAACGCGCCGTACCACAAAATGCCGGCCCCGAAGGGCATGGAACCGGTGCCTTCGTGGATAAAGAGCCAGATAAAGGCCAGCCAGACCGACACGGGCCAGCGCTCTTCCTGCATGGCCAGGATAAGGCCGGGGGCCAGGAAGTCCACCCCGGGCACGAGGTTTTGCAGCCACACCCCGCCGAAGGTCACGCACACCCAAAAGACAATGTGGGCCGGTCTCATTGCCCTGTGGTCCGGACCGTCTTGCGGTGTTTCTTCTCGGCGTCGGGTTTGGCGGCGTCGCGTTTTTTGGCGGCCTCGGCGGGCTTGGCCGCCGCCGGAGCCGGCTGGGGAGCCGGCGTCGGGACAGCCGCCGGAGGCGGGGGCAGCGGCGCGCCCTGCCCCGGGGCCGGGGGAATGGCCGCCGGGCTTTTGAGTCCCTTGGCAGGCTTGGCCAGGGGGGCCTGGGGCGTGACCACCGGCGAGACCGGCTGGGCCGGGGCCGGCGCGGCCCCGCCTGGCGTCTGGAGGTCGGTGGTGCGAAAGAGCAGCCCCACTTCTTCAAGCTGGCGCGGCGAAAAGAGCGGCTGGGCGTGGATGAGCTGGAACAGCGACGACCCCGACCGGCCAATGCTCGTCACCCGGGCGATGGGCAGGCCCTTGGGGAAAATTTCCTCCAGCCCCGAAGTGACCAGGATCTCCCCTTCTTCGATGGGCGCTCCCTGCGGCACGTACTGCAGGGTCAATTCCTTGGACGGGCCTTCGCCCTTGACCAGGCCCTGGGTGCGGTTTTTCTGGGAAACGACCGGGATGTGGCTGTTGGGGTCGGTGATGAGCAGGATGGTGGCCGCGGTGGGGGAAATGCGCAACACCCGGCCGACCACCCCGTCCGGGGAGACCACCGGGGCGTTGACGGTCACGCCGTGGGCGCTGCCTTTGTCGATGAGAAACGTCTCCAGGGCGGCATTCGGCCCCAGACGATGGGAAATAATACGAGCCCCCAGGCGTGTCCAATCGACGGGCGGCGTCAAGGACAACAACTGGCGCAGGCGCACCACTTCCGAGGCATTTTCACGCAGCCCGGAAAGCTCCAATTTCGCGGCATCAAGCTCCAGACGCAGCTGGTCGTTCTGCTGCCGGATGCCCACGAAATACAGATAGCGGGTCCAAAACGACGAGACCTGTTCGTTCACCCATTTGCCCGGGGCCAAAACCCACCTGGCGAACTCCAGTCCGGTATGGCTCGCCAAGGTATCGACGTAGCCTGTCCGGATGTTCCAGGTGAAAAGGCCCAGGTAGAGAAAAAGGACGACGAGCAGGCCGATCGCGATCCGCTGGGGAGAAGGTTTAATCTATCGTGACCTCTTTTAACACGTCCAGGTTGTCCAGAGCCCGACCGGACCCGAGGACCACCGTCGAAAGCGGGTCATCAACAACCGTGATGGGCAGCGAGGTCTCCTCGCGCAACAGCTGGTCAAGGCCGCGCAGGAGTGCGCCGCCGCCGGTCAGGACAATGCCCCGGTCCACAATGTCGGCGGCCAGTTCCGGGGGCGTCTGTTCCAGGGCGATACGCACGGCCTGGACAATGCTTTCCACCTGCTCGGAGATGGATTTCTGCACTTCCTCGGCGGTGATGGTGATGTTTTGCGGAATGCCCGTGACCAGATCGCGGCCCTTGACTTCCATCTCCCCCTGGCTGGTGGAGTGGTGGGCCGAGCCGACCTGGATCTTGATCTGTTCGGCCGTGGATTCGCCGATCAGCATATTGTACTTGCGTTTGACGTACTGCATGATGGCTTCGTCCATCTTGTCGCCGCCAACGCGCACCGACTTGGAATAGACCACGCCGGACAGGGAGATGACCGCCACCTCGGTGGTGCCGCCGCCGATATCCACCACCATGTTGGAGGTCGGTTCGGTGATGGGCAAATTGGCCCCGATGGCCGCAGCCATGGGTTCCTCGATGAGGTAGACCTCACGCGCGCCGGCGCTCTGGGCCGATTCCTTGACCGCGCGCTTTTCCACCTGGGTGATGCCGGTCGGCACGCAAATGATGATCCGGGGCCGCACCAGCCGCCGGGAGTTATGCACTTTGGAAATAAAATGGCGCAACATGGCCTCGGTCACCTCGAAGTCGGCAATAACGCCGTCCTTCATGGGCCGTATGGCCACAATGTTGCCAGGGGTGCGGCCGAGCATACGCTTGGCTTCCAGGCCAACGGCCAGCACCTTGTTGCCGCCCCGGGGGTCTTTTTTGACCGCCACCACAGACGGCTCGGACAGGACAATACCCTTGCCCTTGACGAACACCAATGTGTTGGCCGTCCCCAGATCGATCGCCAGATCGTTGGAGAAAAGCCCCAATATCCTATTCAAAAAACTGGACATACCGCCTCGCTTGCCGCAAAATCGGCGCATACTCTCGCAGACGCGTTGTGTTTGCCGATTCGTCCCGCATTGTCAACGGTTGATTTGACACCCCGGAAAACCTGCCATGCCGCCCCGCGTCAGAACACTTTCCCAGGCCTTCCGAGCCATATTCGGCCGTCGGGCCAAAAAGATTCCGCTTGATGCCGGGAGTTCCTGTCCCAACCGGGACGGGGCACTGTCCCAAAACGGCTGTCTGTTTTGTAACGCGGCCGGATCGGGGACGGGATTGCACCTTAAAGGCTTCGGCCTCCGGGCGCAATGGGCTGTGCTGTCCCAACCGGCCAGAAGACGCAATGAGGCCCTTTTGGCCTACCTCCAGTCCTTCTCCAACACCTACGGACCGCCCGAACGCCTGGCCGCGCTCCTGGCCGAAATGGCCCAACTCCCTGACATTGAAGGGATTTGCCTGGGGACCCGGCCAGACTGCTTAAATAATAAAAAAATAAAGCTCCTGGCCGCCGCGCCGGTCGCCCACGTCCGCCTGGAACTGGGCCTGCAATCGGCCAACGACGCCACGCTCACCCGCATCAACCGGGGCCATACCGCCGCCGACTTCGCCCGGGCCACGATCGACGCCGCCGCCGCCGGCCTGTCCGTCACCGCCCACGTCATGGCCGGATTGCCCGGCGAGTCCGTGGCCGATTTCCTGGCCACCGTCGATTTCGTCGCCGCCCTGCCCATTGCCGGCGTCAAACTCCACAACACCCTGGTCGTGGCCGGCTCGCCCCTGGCCGCCCTCTACGCCGCCGGCGGCTACGTCCCCATGGCCCGGGAAGACTATGTTACGGCCGTCTGCCGGGCCATCGCCCGCCTGCCCGTCCAGGTCGCCATCGAACGCCAGAACGCCGACCCCGCCCCCGGCGAACTCCTCGCCCCGGCCTGGGCCGCCGACAAACAGGGAATCTTGCGCGATATTGCCGAGCGCCTGGAGCGTGAGGATATTTGGCAGGGGATGGAGAGGAAGACGGGGAAATGCCTCCGGCGGCCGGGGGGGATAATCCCCCCCGGACCCCCTTGATGGGAAACCTTGTTGGCGTTGGCTGACAATCTGCAATGAGCAATTTCACCTGGAACCGCAGCAAGCAATCGGCACCACAACAAGGCAACACCCATGCGACACGCCACCCTGCTCCTTACCCTTTTCCTGCTGGCCGTCCCGGCCGCCCAGGCCGGCGACGCGCCAGCCCTGGTCGAACGCCCGGACTGGCAGGCCCACTTCGCTGCCGCCGGCGTCGCCGGAACCATGGCGCTCCAAAAAGACGGCGCGCCTGAAATCCTGGTCTACGACGCCAAACGCGCCGCCACGCCCTTCCTTCCCGCCTCCACCTTCAAGATCCTCAATTCGCTCATCGCCCTGGAAACCGGCGTCGTCTCCGGACCGGAAGAAGTCTTTCCCTACGACGGCCAGCCCCGGTTTCTGCCAGCCTGGAACGCCGACCTGACCCTGCGCCAAGCCTTTGCCCTGTCCTGCGTGCCGATCTACCAGGACATCGCCCGGCGCATCGGTCCCGAGCGCATGGCCTGGTACGTGGTCGCCTGCAACTACGGCAATGCCTCAATTGCCGGCGGCATCGACCAGTTCTGGTTAAGCGGCGGGCTGCGCATCTCGGCCCTTGAGCAAATCGAGTTCCTCAAACGGCTCCACCATCGCCAGCTCCCCTTTGGCAACGCCGCCATCGACGCCGTCCTTGACATCATGATCGTCGGGCAAACCGGCCAGACTACCCTTCGGGCCAAGACCGGCCTGACCGCCCGCATCCAGCCCGGCACAGCCTGGTACGTCGGCCTGGTCAACCGCGGCCCGGACACCTGGTACTTCGCCCTGAACCTCGCCGTCCCCCACCCCGACGCCGCCGCCCCGCTAGCCGCCCGCAAAGACGTGGCCATGGCCATTTTGCGTGGCGAGGGGATCATGCAATGAAATAGAGATGCTGGGAGGGGGTCACCCCCTCCCAGACCCTCCCGTCCTGGGGCGTCGTTTGGGGCCGGACGAAGCGTCCGGCCCTAAAAGCCGCCCCAAGCCAGGTGGATCCGGGAAGATGGCAAGGCGGGATAAAATATCGTACAAGCACCCCAACGATCCCCCATTGCGGGGTCCGGGGGAATCATTCCCCCGGTGGGGTCCGGGGCAAAGCCCCGGCCGCCGGAGGCGCACACCATGTCCACATCCACTTCCACCATTGAGACCTGTCTGGCCGGGCCGTTGGCCCTGGAAATCGTTTGGAATGGCGACACGGTTGCGGGGCTGAAGCTGTCCTGGGCCGAGGGTAAGAGCCTGGAGCTGCGCACCCCGGCCGGCGAGGCCGTGCAGGCGGCGCTGGCCCGGTATGTGGCCGGCGAAGGCTGCCACTGGCCGGAGCTGCCCTATGCCTGGGACGGGACGACGGAATTTACGCGGCAGGTGCTGACGGAACTGGCCAAGGTGCCGGCCGGGCAGAAGGTCAGCTACGGATGGCTGGCCGCCCGGGTCGGACGCCCCAAAGCAGCCCGGGCCATCGGCCGGGTCATGGCCAACAACCGGTTTCCGCTGATCTTCCCCTGCCACCGGGTGGTCGGAACCAGCGGCGCGCTCACCGGCTTCGGGCCGGGCATCGACATGAAACAATATCTGCTGGAACTCGAAGGGGCGGCCTGAACCATAAAAAATACGGTAGTATTTTTTATAAAAAACGCTGGTTTTCAGGCTGTTGGCATGCGGACTTGTCGTTTTCCCTTGCGCGGATGCGGCACGCGGCCAAAGACCGGGCGCTGCCCGGACCCGCCGGGGCTACTCACCCCCGGACCCCTGCAAAGGGGAAGAGAGACGGGTGATAAGGATAGGATTTTTCTATGTTTACGGGACTGGTTATGGGGTTGGGCCGGATTGCGGCCGTTGAGGCGCGCGGCGATGAGACGCGGTTTCGCATCAAGGCGCTCTTTGCGCTGGACAACATTGTTTTGGGCGAATCCATTGCCGTCAATGGCACCTGCCTGACCGTGGAGACGGCCGGCCAACGGGAATTTACCGCCTATGCCTCGGGCGAGACGCTGTCGTGCTCCAATCTGGGCGCTCTGAAAATTGGCGGCACGGTCAATCTGGAGCGCGCCCTGGCCCTTGGCGACCGTCTGGGCGGGCATCTGGTGTCCGGCCACGTCGATTGTCTGGCCGAAGTGGAATCCGTGACCCCGGCTGGCCAGTCCGTTCAATACAAAATTACGTTTCCCGAAGAAAATTCGATGTTCGTGGTCCCCAAAGGGTCCGTGGCCCTGGACGGCATTAGCCTCACGGTCAACGAGTGCGGCGACGGTTTTTTAACCGTCAACATCATCCCGTCCACCCAGGGAGCCACGACCATTGCCGGCTGGAAGCCCGGCGTCGTGGTCAACCTGGAGACGGACATGCTCGGCAAGTACGTGCTGCGCATGCTTGGGCCGTGGAAGGACGCCAAGAACGGCAAAGCGTCGAAGATTTCCGAGGCGTTTTTGCGGGAGCACGGATTTTAGCGGGCGCGTCGCCACGCCGGTTCTGACCGAGAGGGGAATGCCATGAAAATGTTGTTTCTCGCCTTTTTTCTTGCGGCAGCGTTGAATTCGGGTCTGGCCTTCGCCCAAACGCCCGCAGACCAAGACAATGCGGCCCTGGCTGCGGCCACCAAATGGTTGGCCCTGTGCGATGCCGGCCGCTATCCTGAAAGCTGGCAGAACGCTTCGAGCTTTTTTCGCGGCGCCGTTGCCGAAAAAGACTGGGACGCCGCCCTGGCCGGCGTCCGCACGCCCCTGGGCGCGGCGACCTCCCGGACCGTGAAGTCGGCCAAGAGCGCAACCTCGCTGCCCGGCGCTCCGGACGGCAACTATGTGGTGATGACCTTCGACACGGTCTTTGCCAACAAGAAAGCCGCCGTCGAAACCGTGACCTTCATGCAGGACAAGGACGGCTCCTGGCGCGCCGCCGGCTATTTTATCCGCTAACGCGCGCTCGGCGCGACCGGGCCGGGCGATCACCCCCGCATCGCCCGCCTTGGGACGTTTGAGTACGAGGATTTCGCCCATGCCCATCGACTACCGCAGCGTGTGCCTTTTTGTGGCCGATATGGACCGCGCCCGGCTTTTTTACGAAGAAGTGCTCGGCCAGAGTCCGGTCCATGTGCTGGCCGGCTATGTCGCCTATCCGCACTTCTGCCTGTGGGCCACGGCCACGGCCCGGCGCATCGTTTTCGACGAGGACGCCGCCGCCCCGCACGGTCCCATGGGCCGCGACAATCTGGAGCTCTATTTCGAGGACGCCGCCATCGAAGACGCCTTTGAGCGCGTCATGACCCGGGCCGAAGTCATCCATCCCTTGAAAAAGGCCCCCTGGGGCCAGCGCGCCTTTCGCCTGCGCGACCCGGACGGCCATATCGTCGAGGTGGCCGAACCCATGGACGCCGTCATTTTGCGCCTCCATGACACCGGCCTTGGCCCGGTGGAGATCGCCGGGGCCACCATGATGCCCGAGGGATTTGTCCGCATGGTGCTGGGCGGCTGAGTCTGCCGACGTTTTCTCCTGCTATTTCCGACTGCTTGCCTTGCCAGCGTCCCTGAAGTAGATTGCCTCCCCTTTGCCCCGGCCCAAACCGGGTCTTTGGTCTTTCCCCCATGGAGCCGGTCGCCCCAGGCCGGCCCAAACGAGGTATACGCAAGATGCACATCACCCCCATCGATGAAGCCATCGAGGAAATCCGCGCCGGCCGGATGATCATCCTCGTCGACGACGAAGACCGCGAAAACGAAGGCGACCTCACCGTTGCCGCCGAAAAGGTCACCCCGGAACTCATCAATTTCATGGCCACCCACGGCCGGGGCCTCATCTGCCTGTCGCTGGCCC encodes:
- a CDS encoding F0F1 ATP synthase subunit delta, with the translated sequence MTGNIVARRYAKALFALAKKAGKKAPAEYGKDLEAFASVLEASPDLLKVFANPIISADLKKAVLSGVVGKLALKPMVVNFLSLLADKERLPFVLEVSAYYRTLLDEAEGVMRGQLLTAFVLADARQDQIKSKLEKQSGKKLVLSFAVDPAIIGGVVLKVGDKVLDASLRAQLEILKEQIKRGE
- a CDS encoding F0F1 ATP synthase subunit B family protein: MKRLHLKRLHLIATVALVLGVAALAYASGDAGGAEAHHELNWKDFLFRVVNFVLVFGVIAKLAGKKMVGFFRGRGQAIENQLADLDSRKLDAAKRLAEIEASISDLAAEKARIEDEYRRQGEALRDAIVAAAEAKAVQIKEQAATAAAAEARVAMQELRSELADSVVAAAKASLEKKLTAKDQDKLVDEYLTKVVFN
- a CDS encoding ATP synthase F0 subunit B, encoding MIDLNATFFVQLVNFVLILFLLNVILIGPIRRVLKKRAEFMASQMDGIESFTATANTKLKDYESALDAARVAATAGRMAMKAEGQAKEKELLDAAGADAVAKLQAAKAEIASQSAAAKKALEGKVSGLASKAVARVLAA
- a CDS encoding bactofilin family protein — protein: MGKHDINAFLGAGTSFVGRLTFAGVVRIDGEFEGEIVSSGTLVVGREARVQGRVAVGHLVCDGSVSAEVTAASSVTIHARGRLAGRVRTPVLSVNEGGCLDGTVSMGDAIAGEAAPVALTAGSLTEPSQTPDSES
- the rodA gene encoding rod shape-determining protein RodA; translation: MPFDRRLIQCVNWPLLGLTALLFGVGVLNLYSASGFRMGDELAMQPFYNRQLIWGLAGLGCMLAMVLFDYKHLGTIAWPLFIAMAVMLVLVLLFGKTVAGAKRWLPIGGYSFQPSEIAKIAMLLLTAKILSKRSERMGWLDLAAILAVSLPVALLIIVEPDLGTGLNVLLLVCGLILYRGLTAPVFKTLAIAGPILVPCGWFFLKPYQQGRILTLFDPQRDPLGAGYHIIQSQIAIGSGQMWGKGFLEGTQSQLRYLPEKHTDFAVAVFAEEWGFIGGILLLTLFCLFLLQFYATAKNAKDRFGSYLAAGVFFYFFWQILINMGMVLGIMPVVGIPLPFISYGGSATIVNFTLVGIVVNVSMRRFLFKKS
- the mrdA gene encoding penicillin-binding protein 2, coding for MRLETEAPQQHGPRSGLILLQALVLGLFCLFTLRLWYLQVHKGGKFADLARDNQLRQVLIGSARGRIVDKNGVPLAVSEPSFALGLVREDCEDVDATLAKVSEWTGVDKHVLAETLKRGKKRVKPFEPLILITDLPFEALARVEANSILYPGLEIVIRQKRSYPTGALMSHVLGYVAEANEDELEKNPQLSLGDSVGKQGLELTHEDELRGAKGRKQVEVDAFGRQHNEFILEPPQAGKDLKLSIDTNLQRECSKLLEGQAGAIVVMEPETGKLLAMVSEPSFDNNMFVLGVPAEKWRELRDNPRHPIQNRVTQGVYPPGSVFKLLMAAAGLSEGLIKPGDIVACPGVYKVGNRDFHDWKKGGHGALDLRGALVHSCDIYFYKLGDRMGIDRLHDYATASGFGVRTGIELPHEKAGLIPSKEWKRKRFGAAWSKGETVIASIGQGYVLASPLQIARYLSALVGGGKLMKPELVETEPPQVDAELPVKDSDRQIILDAMVTTVEQGTGKSLLRSDVVTGAKTGTAQVVKLINADVRRKANQMPYEQRDHAWVASWGRKDGKTYVVVCLVEHGGHGGEVSGPIVRKVYEQLFGPAPARGPRTAAPAVPAVDPVDAGD
- the mreC gene encoding rod shape-determining protein MreC is translated as MNEQVSSFWTRYLYFVGIRQQNDQLRLELDAAKLELSGLRENASEVVRLRQLLSLTPPVDWTRLGARIISHRLGPNAALETFLIDKGSAHGVTVNAPVVSPDGVVGRVLRISPTAATILLITDPNSHIPVVSQKNRTQGLVKGEGPSKELTLQYVPQGAPIEEGEILVTSGLEEIFPKGLPIARVTSIGRSGSSLFQLIHAQPLFSPRQLEEVGLLFRTTDLQTPGGAAPAPAQPVSPVVTPQAPLAKPAKGLKSPAAIPPAPGQGAPLPPPPAAVPTPAPQPAPAAAKPAEAAKKRDAAKPDAEKKHRKTVRTTGQ
- a CDS encoding rod shape-determining protein, with the translated sequence MSSFLNRILGLFSNDLAIDLGTANTLVFVKGKGIVLSEPSVVAVKKDPRGGNKVLAVGLEAKRMLGRTPGNIVAIRPMKDGVIADFEVTEAMLRHFISKVHNSRRLVRPRIIICVPTGITQVEKRAVKESAQSAGAREVYLIEEPMAAAIGANLPITEPTSNMVVDIGGGTTEVAVISLSGVVYSKSVRVGGDKMDEAIMQYVKRKYNMLIGESTAEQIKIQVGSAHHSTSQGEMEVKGRDLVTGIPQNITITAEEVQKSISEQVESIVQAVRIALEQTPPELAADIVDRGIVLTGGGALLRGLDQLLREETSLPITVVDDPLSTVVLGSGRALDNLDVLKEVTID
- a CDS encoding TIGR01212 family radical SAM protein (This family includes YhcC from E. coli K-12, an uncharacterized radical SAM protein.), with the protein product MPPRVRTLSQAFRAIFGRRAKKIPLDAGSSCPNRDGALSQNGCLFCNAAGSGTGLHLKGFGLRAQWAVLSQPARRRNEALLAYLQSFSNTYGPPERLAALLAEMAQLPDIEGICLGTRPDCLNNKKIKLLAAAPVAHVRLELGLQSANDATLTRINRGHTAADFARATIDAAAAGLSVTAHVMAGLPGESVADFLATVDFVAALPIAGVKLHNTLVVAGSPLAALYAAGGYVPMAREDYVTAVCRAIARLPVQVAIERQNADPAPGELLAPAWAADKQGILRDIAERLEREDIWQGMERKTGKCLRRPGGIIPPGPP